From the Hymenobacter yonginensis genome, one window contains:
- a CDS encoding Maf family nucleotide pyrophosphatase encodes MKLILASNSPRRRQLLSDLGLAYTVRLQEVDESFPDHLRRAEVAEYLAAHKADAYRAGLASDEVVLTADTIVCLDDDVLNKPADEAEAIQMLQRLQGRTHDVFTGVCLLCGDGRQVVFSDQTRVTFRKLSLSEIEHYVRQYQPLDKAGAYGAQDWIGMVAVTRLEGSYFNVMGLPVHRVWEALTRLTGASLLAG; translated from the coding sequence ATGAAGCTTATCCTGGCCTCTAACTCGCCGCGGCGCCGGCAGCTGCTCTCCGACCTGGGCCTGGCCTACACCGTGCGCCTGCAGGAAGTGGATGAGTCGTTTCCAGACCACCTGCGCCGCGCCGAAGTGGCCGAGTACCTGGCCGCCCATAAGGCCGATGCCTACCGCGCCGGCCTGGCTTCCGATGAGGTGGTGCTGACCGCCGATACCATCGTCTGCCTCGACGACGACGTACTTAACAAACCCGCCGACGAGGCCGAAGCCATCCAGATGCTGCAGCGCCTGCAGGGCCGCACCCACGACGTCTTCACCGGCGTCTGCCTGCTCTGCGGCGACGGCCGGCAGGTAGTTTTCTCCGACCAGACCCGGGTAACGTTTCGCAAATTATCTCTCTCGGAAATAGAGCATTACGTCCGGCAGTATCAACCATTAGATAAGGCCGGCGCCTACGGGGCCCAGGACTGGATTGGCATGGTAGCCGTGACCCGGCTGGAGGGCTCCTACTTCAACGTGATGGGCCTGCCGGTGCACCGCGTGTGGGAGGCACTCACGCGCCTGACGGGTGCCAGCCTGCTGGCCGGATAG
- a CDS encoding EamA family transporter, translating into MNWLLLAACAAVCMALYNLLIKASAGQVHEMVGAVVLQVVAALVGAGLLLVLYLRGALPPVLATPRGLTLAALAGIGIGLAEILTFAVYSRGAPASVGTPLIVGGSVLLTALLGVLVLREALGWPQALGMLLIVGGIALLARGH; encoded by the coding sequence ATGAACTGGCTTCTGCTGGCGGCCTGCGCCGCCGTGTGCATGGCGCTCTACAACCTGCTGATTAAGGCCTCGGCCGGGCAGGTGCACGAAATGGTGGGCGCCGTGGTGCTCCAGGTGGTGGCCGCCCTGGTGGGCGCGGGCCTGCTGCTGGTGCTGTACCTGCGCGGCGCCCTGCCGCCGGTGCTGGCCACACCCCGTGGCCTCACGCTGGCCGCCCTGGCCGGCATAGGCATCGGCCTGGCCGAGATTCTGACGTTTGCGGTGTACAGCCGCGGCGCGCCAGCCTCAGTAGGTACGCCGCTGATTGTAGGCGGCTCGGTGCTGCTGACGGCCCTGCTGGGCGTGCTGGTGCTGCGCGAGGCGTTGGGCTGGCCTCAGGCGCTGGGCATGCTGCTGATAGTGGGCGGCATTGCGCTGCTGGCCCGCGGGCATTAG
- a CDS encoding DUF4259 domain-containing protein: MSTWDYHNFDNDAAADLGESFRETPNEAALYEALATAAEEEGYLELDEASEALAAAEIVAAILGKPAADFPPGLLPAVAHLDAADSEDLRELAEDAVAAVLKNSELQEKWAESEDYASWQQLQQDLLARLHDEDGEADDDDEA; this comes from the coding sequence ATGAGCACCTGGGACTACCACAACTTCGACAACGACGCCGCCGCTGACCTCGGCGAGAGTTTCCGCGAAACGCCCAATGAAGCCGCGCTCTACGAGGCGCTGGCCACGGCGGCTGAAGAAGAAGGCTACCTGGAACTGGACGAAGCCAGCGAAGCGCTGGCCGCGGCCGAAATCGTAGCCGCCATCCTGGGCAAGCCCGCCGCCGACTTCCCGCCCGGCCTGCTGCCCGCCGTCGCCCACCTCGACGCCGCCGACAGCGAAGACCTGCGCGAACTCGCCGAAGACGCCGTAGCAGCCGTGCTGAAGAACTCGGAACTGCAGGAGAAATGGGCCGAGTCGGAGGACTACGCCAGCTGGCAGCAGCTGCAGCAGGACCTGCTGGCCCGCCTCCACGACGAGGACGGCGAAGCCGACGACGACGACGAAGCGTAG
- a CDS encoding NAD(P)H-dependent glycerol-3-phosphate dehydrogenase — MEKIAMLGGGSWATALTKILAENGSRVGWWLRSKDDVQHLRTTRHNPRYLSSVAHDLTRVFPSTDLQEVVAEADWLVLGVPAAFVQGVLDKLDRDSLKNKRVISAIKGMIPGKNVLVTDYVAERFRLAPTRLGVVAGPCHAEEVALEKQSYLTIGSPDPTLAEDFCRLLRNRYVKANPAQDLDGIEYFAVMKNIIALTSGIAHGLGYGDNFQAVLVSNAVQEMRRFVHALNPTPRDLSGSAYLGDLLVTAYSQFSRNRTFGNMVGRGYSVKSAQMEMNMVAEGYYAVKSIYEINKRLQVPMPITSAAYHILYEKISPAVEIELLKEKFR, encoded by the coding sequence TTGGAAAAGATAGCCATGCTCGGCGGCGGCTCCTGGGCCACTGCCCTCACCAAGATTCTGGCCGAAAACGGGTCCCGGGTGGGCTGGTGGCTGCGCTCCAAAGACGACGTGCAGCACCTGCGCACCACGCGCCACAACCCGCGCTACCTCTCCTCCGTGGCCCACGACCTCACGCGGGTGTTCCCCTCCACGGACCTGCAGGAAGTGGTGGCCGAGGCCGACTGGCTGGTGCTGGGCGTGCCCGCCGCCTTCGTGCAGGGCGTGCTCGACAAACTGGACCGCGACTCGCTAAAGAACAAGCGCGTCATTTCGGCCATCAAGGGCATGATTCCGGGCAAAAACGTGCTGGTGACCGACTACGTGGCCGAGCGGTTTCGGCTGGCGCCTACCCGTCTGGGCGTGGTGGCGGGCCCGTGCCACGCCGAGGAAGTGGCGCTGGAAAAGCAGAGCTACCTCACCATCGGCTCGCCCGACCCCACGCTGGCCGAGGACTTCTGCCGCCTGCTGCGCAACCGCTATGTGAAGGCCAACCCCGCCCAGGACCTCGACGGCATCGAATACTTTGCCGTCATGAAAAACATCATTGCCCTGACCAGCGGCATTGCCCACGGCCTCGGCTACGGCGACAATTTCCAGGCGGTGCTGGTGAGCAACGCGGTGCAGGAGATGCGCCGCTTCGTGCACGCTCTCAACCCCACGCCCCGCGACCTGTCGGGCTCGGCCTACCTCGGCGACCTGCTGGTGACGGCCTACTCGCAGTTTTCGCGTAACCGCACCTTCGGCAACATGGTGGGCCGCGGCTACTCAGTGAAGTCAGCGCAGATGGAGATGAACATGGTGGCCGAGGGCTACTACGCCGTGAAGAGCATCTACGAGATAAACAAGCGCCTGCAGGTGCCCATGCCCATCACCTCGGCCGCCTACCACATTCTCTACGAGAAGATTTCGCCGGCCGTGGAAATCGAGCTGCTGAAGGAGAAGTTTCGGTAG
- a CDS encoding efflux RND transporter periplasmic adaptor subunit — MKNNRLLYILLAVVVVLIGGYAIGKKQGWVGKPAGTEVTAAKAGTVNIVEQVSASGKVQPETEVKISPDVSGEITELYVQEGDSVKKGQLLLRIRPDNYQALVNQQSAVVNAQRANVGQTQARLQQLIANAKQTELTYRRNASLFKQKVISQAEYEAAKAAYDASQEELNSARAGIRSAQSSVQSAQAGLDDARRNLNKTTIYAPVSGTISKLNVEKGERVVGTSQMSGTEIMRIANLNSMEVRVNVNENDIINVHLGDSVVVEVDSYASKDEKFRGLVTSIANTAKDALTAEAVTEFEVRIRLLPDSYRHLLRTVNGRTVVPFRPGMTASVDIITDRKTGVLSVPLAAVTTRSDSAMTAAADAAGSAGPRVRVGGVGGRGKSGATEAASAKKTTDVQEVVFVIRDGQAMITPVKTGISDFQNIEILSGLKAGDEVVSGPFRAVAKTLKPGERVVVKDAKSLNKEALKEGPEEAK, encoded by the coding sequence ATGAAAAACAACCGCTTACTCTACATCCTCCTGGCCGTCGTGGTGGTGCTGATTGGGGGCTACGCCATCGGCAAAAAACAGGGCTGGGTGGGCAAGCCGGCCGGTACCGAGGTAACGGCCGCCAAGGCCGGCACCGTCAATATTGTGGAGCAGGTGAGTGCCTCTGGCAAGGTGCAGCCCGAAACGGAAGTGAAAATCTCGCCCGACGTCTCGGGCGAAATCACCGAGCTGTATGTGCAGGAAGGCGACTCGGTGAAGAAAGGCCAGCTGCTGCTGCGCATCCGCCCCGACAACTACCAGGCGTTGGTGAACCAGCAGTCGGCCGTGGTGAATGCCCAGCGCGCCAACGTGGGCCAGACCCAGGCCCGCCTGCAGCAGCTGATTGCCAACGCCAAGCAAACCGAGCTGACCTACCGCCGCAATGCCTCGCTGTTCAAGCAGAAGGTGATTTCGCAGGCTGAGTACGAGGCTGCCAAAGCCGCCTACGACGCCTCGCAGGAAGAGCTCAACAGCGCCCGGGCCGGCATCCGCTCGGCGCAGAGCAGCGTGCAGAGCGCCCAGGCCGGCCTCGACGATGCCCGCCGCAACCTCAACAAAACCACCATCTACGCTCCCGTGAGCGGCACCATCAGCAAGCTCAACGTGGAGAAAGGCGAGCGGGTAGTGGGCACCTCGCAGATGTCGGGCACCGAAATCATGCGCATCGCCAACCTCAACTCCATGGAGGTGCGGGTGAACGTGAATGAAAACGACATCATCAACGTGCACCTCGGCGACTCGGTGGTGGTGGAAGTGGATTCGTATGCCAGCAAGGACGAGAAGTTCCGCGGCCTCGTGACCAGCATTGCCAACACGGCCAAAGACGCCCTCACGGCCGAAGCCGTAACCGAGTTTGAGGTGCGCATCCGGCTGCTGCCCGACTCGTACCGCCACCTGCTGCGCACCGTCAACGGCCGCACGGTGGTGCCGTTCCGCCCCGGCATGACGGCTTCCGTCGACATCATCACCGACCGCAAAACCGGCGTGCTGAGCGTGCCGCTGGCCGCCGTCACGACCCGCTCCGACAGCGCCATGACGGCCGCCGCCGATGCGGCTGGCAGCGCCGGCCCCCGCGTGCGGGTGGGCGGCGTAGGCGGGCGCGGCAAAAGCGGGGCTACTGAGGCCGCCAGCGCCAAGAAAACCACCGACGTGCAGGAAGTGGTGTTCGTTATCCGCGACGGCCAGGCGATGATTACGCCCGTGAAAACCGGCATCAGTGACTTCCAGAACATCGAAATCCTGAGCGGCCTGAAAGCCGGCGACGAAGTGGTGAGCGGGCCGTTCCGGGCCGTGGCCAAAACCCTGAAGCCCGGCGAGCGGGTGGTGGTGAAGGACGCCAAAAGCCTCAACAAGGAAGCCCTGAAAGAAGGCCCTGAGGAAGCCAAATAG
- a CDS encoding TolC family protein: MKTPATLPRTLALAGSAALLLAAAGPGLAQTAPPAQPPGTALAQAPAAAGTPFTLQQAVDYAVKNNLTVRQSQLNAELSDVTQRAGRGALLPTANLSGSQTWNYGTGLDPLTNDFVSQTIRSNNFSAFSQITLFSGFQLRNTVKRNALDYQAALVDIEQARNDLSLNVASVYLQYVLAEELIRANQTRVNSSQQQISRTEKLLKAGAVAESQLLDSRAQLASDELNVVTAQNQRDIARLQLIQLLNLDAAGAAAFRIDMPQVPDPDENANFNDDPAAIFETAQGVMPEIRAADLRVRSSQLGIDVARGAYLPRLTFGAGVFTGFSSSRLARVFSGDSTEAIPIPVVQYVNGRPVPTTFAVLQPAQAIPEFLPAKFSNQIKDNIGRQLQFNLNIPILNGFQARTNVQRAQVATRQAELRAEQTRLTLRQNIQQAAADALAAQRKFTSAKRQTEALTTAYRNAEIRFNNGLLNGTEFNIAKNNLAAAESTMIQAKYEYTFRRKVLDFYQGRPLAL, from the coding sequence ATGAAAACACCTGCTACTCTGCCTCGTACGCTGGCGCTGGCCGGCTCGGCGGCGCTGCTGCTGGCCGCGGCCGGCCCCGGGCTGGCCCAGACCGCGCCGCCGGCCCAGCCTCCGGGCACGGCGCTGGCCCAGGCGCCGGCGGCGGCCGGCACGCCCTTCACGCTGCAGCAGGCCGTGGACTACGCCGTAAAAAACAACCTCACCGTGCGCCAGAGCCAGCTCAATGCCGAGCTCAGCGACGTGACCCAGCGGGCCGGCCGCGGGGCGCTGCTGCCCACCGCTAACCTGAGCGGCAGCCAGACCTGGAACTACGGTACCGGCCTCGACCCGCTTACCAACGACTTCGTGAGCCAGACCATCCGGTCCAACAACTTCTCGGCCTTTTCGCAGATAACCCTGTTTTCGGGGTTTCAGCTGCGCAATACGGTCAAGCGCAACGCTCTCGACTACCAGGCCGCGCTGGTTGATATCGAGCAGGCCCGCAACGACTTGTCCTTGAACGTGGCTTCGGTGTACCTGCAGTACGTGCTGGCCGAAGAGCTGATACGGGCCAACCAGACCCGCGTGAACAGCAGCCAGCAGCAGATTTCGCGCACCGAGAAGCTGCTCAAGGCCGGCGCCGTGGCCGAAAGCCAGCTGCTCGACAGTCGCGCCCAGCTGGCCTCCGACGAGTTGAACGTGGTGACGGCCCAGAACCAGCGCGACATTGCCCGCCTGCAGCTCATTCAGCTGCTCAACCTGGATGCCGCCGGCGCGGCCGCCTTCCGGATTGACATGCCCCAGGTGCCCGACCCCGACGAAAACGCCAACTTCAACGACGATCCGGCCGCTATTTTCGAGACGGCGCAGGGCGTGATGCCCGAAATCCGGGCCGCCGACCTGCGCGTGCGCTCCAGCCAGCTGGGCATTGATGTGGCCCGCGGTGCCTACCTGCCGCGCCTCACGTTCGGGGCCGGCGTGTTCACCGGTTTCTCGTCGTCAAGGCTGGCGCGCGTGTTCAGCGGTGATTCCACGGAGGCTATTCCAATTCCGGTGGTGCAGTACGTGAACGGCCGGCCGGTGCCCACCACGTTTGCGGTGCTGCAGCCGGCGCAGGCCATTCCGGAGTTTCTGCCGGCCAAGTTCTCCAACCAGATCAAGGACAACATTGGCCGGCAGCTGCAGTTCAACCTCAACATTCCGATTCTCAACGGCTTCCAGGCCCGCACCAACGTGCAGCGGGCCCAGGTGGCCACCCGCCAGGCTGAGCTGCGCGCCGAGCAAACTCGCCTGACGCTGCGCCAGAACATCCAGCAGGCCGCCGCCGATGCGTTGGCCGCCCAGCGCAAGTTCACCTCGGCCAAGCGCCAGACCGAAGCCCTGACCACGGCCTACCGCAACGCCGAAATCCGCTTCAACAACGGCCTGCTCAACGGCACCGAGTTCAACATAGCCAAAAACAACCTCGCCGCCGCCGAATCGACCATGATTCAGGCCAAGTACGAGTACACGTTCCGCCGCAAGGTGCTGGACTTCTACCAGGGCCGCCCGCTGGCGCTCTAG
- the sdaAB gene encoding L-serine ammonia-lyase, iron-sulfur-dependent subunit beta: protein MAEKSSIFDMIGPVMIGPSSSHTAGVVRIARAAIRILGSVPTHAVITFYNSFARTYEGHGSDRAIVAGLLGMATDDVRIREAFDHAKEVGLEYSFQGVGNASTMHPNTIRLQLRDERTGHAVEVIGQSRGGGVIRIVEVDGFPSDFSGSLHTLILDADDAKGSIAFIASVIAHDDCNIATMLVSRKGKNDVARQFIEIDSGIKDITLEYLRQLSWVHRVTYIPTID, encoded by the coding sequence ATGGCCGAGAAAAGCAGCATCTTCGACATGATTGGGCCGGTGATGATCGGGCCTAGCTCGTCGCACACCGCCGGCGTAGTGCGCATTGCCCGCGCCGCCATCCGCATTCTGGGCAGCGTGCCCACGCATGCCGTCATTACCTTCTACAACTCCTTTGCCCGCACCTACGAGGGCCACGGCTCCGACCGCGCCATCGTGGCCGGCCTGCTGGGCATGGCCACCGACGACGTGCGTATCCGCGAGGCTTTCGACCACGCCAAAGAAGTTGGCCTGGAGTACTCGTTCCAGGGCGTCGGCAATGCCTCTACCATGCACCCCAATACCATCCGGCTGCAGCTGCGCGACGAGCGCACCGGCCACGCGGTGGAAGTCATCGGGCAGAGCCGGGGCGGCGGCGTCATCCGGATTGTGGAGGTCGATGGGTTTCCCTCGGACTTTTCGGGCAGCCTGCACACGCTCATCCTCGACGCCGACGACGCCAAAGGCTCCATTGCCTTCATTGCCTCGGTTATTGCCCACGACGACTGCAACATTGCCACCATGCTCGTGTCGCGGAAAGGCAAAAACGACGTCGCCCGCCAGTTCATCGAAATCGACTCCGGCATCAAGGACATTACGCTCGAATACCTGCGCCAGCTCAGCTGGGTGCACCGCGTCACCTATATTCCCACCATTGATTAG
- a CDS encoding tryptophan 2,3-dioxygenase family protein, with the protein MPTPEDEFSPAVYEQLRLLQQKYAADNQDLAAYLEGLYHADYVNYWDYISLDTLLSLQRPLTRIPDERIFIMYHQITELYFKLCLCEYEQIGELQAPTLQELVLRLGRINRYFENLIDSFDVMVDGMDKQQFLQFRMSLMPASGFQSVQYRMIEIASTDLSNLLDKEKRRLLGEAAAHDELMGCIYWKAGATVEDTGAKALTLIQFEQKYTQQLTAHAAHYQHRNVWSVVQRLPLEDQQHPRLLRQLKQLDINVNVNWPLMHFKSAVRYLERHPTAVAATGGTNWKKYLPPKFQRRIFYPQLWTAQELEDWGKGWVESVLGEAERA; encoded by the coding sequence ATGCCTACCCCCGAGGACGAGTTTTCGCCCGCCGTTTATGAGCAGCTGCGGCTGCTGCAGCAGAAGTATGCCGCCGACAACCAGGACCTGGCCGCCTACCTCGAAGGACTCTACCACGCCGACTACGTCAACTACTGGGACTATATCAGCCTGGACACGCTGCTGAGCTTGCAGCGCCCGCTCACGCGCATCCCCGATGAGCGCATCTTCATCATGTACCACCAGATTACGGAGCTGTATTTCAAGCTCTGTCTCTGCGAGTACGAGCAGATCGGGGAGCTGCAGGCGCCTACGCTGCAGGAGCTGGTGCTGCGCCTGGGCCGCATCAACCGCTACTTCGAGAACCTCATCGACTCGTTCGACGTGATGGTGGACGGCATGGACAAGCAGCAGTTTCTGCAGTTCCGCATGTCGCTGATGCCGGCCTCGGGTTTCCAGAGCGTGCAGTACCGCATGATTGAAATTGCCAGCACCGACCTGAGCAACCTGCTCGACAAGGAAAAGCGCCGCCTGCTGGGCGAGGCCGCCGCCCACGACGAGCTGATGGGCTGCATCTATTGGAAGGCCGGCGCTACCGTAGAAGACACTGGCGCAAAAGCGCTTACCCTCATTCAGTTCGAGCAGAAGTACACCCAGCAGCTGACAGCCCACGCCGCCCACTACCAGCACCGCAACGTATGGAGCGTGGTGCAGCGCCTGCCCCTGGAAGACCAGCAGCACCCGCGCCTGCTGCGCCAGCTCAAGCAGCTCGACATCAACGTGAACGTGAACTGGCCGCTGATGCACTTCAAGTCGGCGGTGCGCTACCTGGAGCGGCACCCCACGGCCGTGGCCGCTACCGGCGGCACCAACTGGAAGAAGTACCTGCCTCCCAAGTTCCAGCGCCGCATCTTCTACCCCCAGCTCTGGACCGCGCAGGAGCTCGAAGACTGGGGCAAAGGCTGGGTGGAAAGCGTGCTGGGCGAAGCCGAGCGGGCGTAA
- a CDS encoding energy transducer TonB, with amino-acid sequence MRNTLLLAAALLPLAATAQKTTKVVVKQTNPWSHETYYVLQEDNKVKHGPYLKERTGPPTMPVLAGSYKQGQRDSTWVEYGWNGRPQGTGQYRNDQKTGVWSYYAFGDTLEQRYNHSTRILEFARIRPADQRKQYTIVEGTNSRQVTLDRPPLYIGGQQAMNQAVATSVQYPPQALRNRTGGEVLIEFLVDEQGRASGHRVKSGIGLGCDEEALEAVQQLPAEWLPGMLAGQPVAALMEVPVKFRIR; translated from the coding sequence ATGCGCAACACCTTATTGCTGGCGGCCGCACTGCTGCCGCTGGCGGCCACCGCTCAGAAAACTACCAAAGTAGTAGTCAAACAGACCAACCCCTGGAGCCACGAAACCTATTATGTGCTCCAGGAAGACAATAAAGTCAAGCACGGGCCTTATTTGAAAGAACGAACGGGGCCACCTACCATGCCTGTTCTGGCAGGCTCTTACAAGCAGGGGCAGCGCGACAGCACCTGGGTGGAATACGGCTGGAACGGCCGGCCCCAAGGCACCGGGCAGTACCGCAACGACCAGAAAACCGGCGTCTGGAGCTACTATGCTTTCGGCGACACCCTGGAGCAGCGCTACAACCACTCCACCCGCATCCTGGAATTTGCCCGCATCCGGCCCGCCGACCAACGCAAGCAGTACACCATCGTGGAGGGCACCAACTCCCGCCAGGTTACTCTCGACCGGCCGCCGCTCTATATCGGAGGCCAGCAGGCCATGAACCAGGCGGTAGCAACCAGCGTGCAGTATCCGCCGCAGGCGTTGCGCAACCGCACCGGCGGCGAGGTATTGATTGAGTTTCTGGTGGATGAGCAGGGCCGCGCCAGCGGGCACCGTGTGAAGTCGGGCATCGGCTTGGGCTGCGACGAGGAGGCTTTGGAGGCTGTGCAGCAGCTGCCCGCTGAGTGGCTGCCTGGCATGCTGGCCGGCCAGCCGGTAGCTGCTCTGATGGAAGTGCCCGTCAAGTTCCGGATTCGGTAA
- a CDS encoding DUF2911 domain-containing protein, which translates to MKKILTLLFVFCGLLLAGQAMAQGKMPEDKSKRPSPPATVTGPGFTIDYSRPSLKGRKAFGGLEPYGKVWRTGANEATTFTTTKAVKINGKALAAGTYALFTIPGEQEWTIIFNKTAKQWGAYEYKQADDALRVQVKSTKTAAPVEVFTISADKAGMVTLMWDNTQVAFTVK; encoded by the coding sequence ATGAAAAAGATTCTCACCCTGCTGTTCGTGTTCTGCGGCCTGCTGCTGGCCGGCCAGGCAATGGCCCAGGGCAAAATGCCCGAAGACAAAAGCAAGCGCCCCAGCCCGCCGGCCACCGTTACGGGCCCTGGCTTCACCATCGACTACAGCCGCCCTTCGCTGAAAGGCCGCAAAGCCTTCGGGGGCCTGGAGCCCTATGGCAAAGTGTGGCGCACCGGTGCCAATGAGGCTACCACCTTCACCACCACCAAAGCCGTGAAAATTAACGGCAAGGCGCTGGCCGCCGGCACCTACGCTCTGTTCACCATCCCCGGCGAGCAGGAGTGGACCATCATCTTCAACAAAACCGCCAAGCAGTGGGGTGCCTACGAATACAAGCAGGCCGACGACGCGCTGCGCGTGCAGGTGAAATCCACTAAAACCGCCGCTCCCGTGGAAGTATTCACCATCTCGGCCGACAAAGCCGGCATGGTAACCCTGATGTGGGATAACACGCAGGTGGCCTTCACGGTGAAGTAA